The window AATACGATGATCAAATAATTGCTCGTCTGATTGTTGCAACTGATGTGAATGCGAGTGTCCTTCAATCCAGTGATATCACATCATCTACCGTTTCGACTCCGATTCTCCAGAATCGTGATAGTTCCATGTCTGTGCTAGAGAACTATGTGACAGAATTCACTCCGAATATTCATGGATATAGTGTCGTTGCACCAGATTCGACACAGACACTCGATGAGAAAAAAATCGGGCCGAATCATATCGATTCACTCGGGTCACTCTCAGAATTGCCAGGAGTCGGATGGAGAGATCAGAATCGTCTTCTTCTTTCCTATAGTGCTGGTGATACCGTCGGAGAAGCATCTCGTTGGTTCCATACGTATACCTATGTGAATCTCGGAGATCCAGTGGCTCATGTCGACCATGGTGCTGTAGGAACCGAACAAGAGGGAATCGATCGTACGATTGGTACGCAGATTGCATCGAGTGCACATGGTGCTATTCGGTCATACTATCACAAGGACATGAATCATGATGGAAATGAAGATATCGTGATTGTGTATACTGATGGATATATAGAACTACTCTTGAATATCAATGGCAAATTCCGTTCGAAGAAAATGATTGCGTCGGTTCCTGATGTGGGCAATCGTTGAATATCAATTGGGGATTTCACAGGAGATGGATATGGTGATATCGTCGTACTCACTGCTGGATGATCATTCGTTCTGGTCGACAATGATTCACGGAAACTGACCCGCACTTCGATCTCTCTCAGTGATACAATGTCTGTCGTAGGGCCGACTGGAATTACTCAGTTCCAAGTCTATGATATGGATGCAGACAATCGTGATGACATCGTGTATCTGACAGAAATGGGAGAACTCGGTGTGCTCTATGGTACAGTAGAGAAGTGAAAATTCGTCCAAAATATTCTCGATAAAACCCTGACCGTCTCGCTTTCGAGTGATCCAGTGATTTCTGGCGGTGCTATCACAGCGAATGTTGTGCCACAGCTTGAGACCCTCAATATGCCAACGACGAACACGGGAACCGATGATACGATGCTGAAATGAGAAGTGTATTTCCAGAGAACTGTCTATGATACAACAGCGACAAATATTCTCCCATGATCCGATATTCTTGTGACAGATGTATCGTCTATGACAGGCACGATAGCTTCCATGTTGACTGATCCGAATATCACTCCGAATCCAACAAAACTCATTACGTATGTGAAAAGTGAATATGCGAGTGCCTATGGAATGGAAATCTCAAAAACCTATAAAAATATTTCTGCAAAAAGTCTCGTCGCAGGAAGCAAGGTTCAAGTAGATGTCACTATCAAAAATACCTCAACATCTTCTATCAAGGATGCGGAATATCTCGATACAATTCCATCAAATCTTACCACAGAAAATACGACCAAATATACTCTTTCTCTCAGTGGACAGAGTGAGGAAAGAGTATTCAGAACGGCAGATGACACCTATGATGCTTCATTCGTATTGAAGGATATTCCCGCATGAGCGACACTCCATATCATCTATGAAGTGGAAGCGTTGGCAACCAGTTATGGGAAAATGATTGTTGGGAAACTCGAGTGAGGAGAAGTGGGGGATGATATCTATGGAGATGTTGGATTCGAATCATCGACAACGTGTGGGGCGAATATGGTACTCTGGCGTTCAGATAGCGCTCGAGTGTATACTCGTGGTACACGCTCATACACCGCGGCTACTATTCCAGATTCTATCGCATCACAACTCACTGATGCAGATAACAACGGAACTCCAGACAGTGTCGAAAATATGTCACTCTCAGATCGTCAGGCTGCTTATACACAGATGACAAGTGATTCGAGTGTTACTCCGAATACGAGTAGTCTTGCCCATGCAAATATGAATAGCGAAGGCAATGTCATAGATATCGGACTCTCATCGAGTTCGGCGAATGAGATAAATACAATTGCCAAGAATCTTGCTGATGGATTATCGTGCGGGTTCGGTGGTGGTTCTTGTATGAGTTTCCCAGTGAACTGGGCACCACTGGCTCCTGGATCTGATCCGTCAATTTTTGGTATGCCGGTAGGGGATGGACTCAATGTCTGAGAAGGAGTGCCGATATTTAGTTCCCTGACAGGAAAACAAACAATGTGTTGAGATACTCCATGTTGTCTCCCTATCGTTTATCCACAATCAAGTCTCGCATATGTACCATGACCATTCTGCTGATCCCCATCAGCGTGATGAGACCTATGAACATGGGCTCCTACCAACCAAATTCGTATCTTTGTCACTCCAACTTTGACTCTTGGTATGGGGGTAGCAATCTGTATGGGCGGACCTGCGTCAGCTATTTGAAGACTTCCATTCCCTGGCTTATATCCGCTTGTTTCATGAGGAAATTGTATTGTACTCGCTCAGCCGATGCCAATCTGTAGAGGTGATGGATCTGCAGATGATGGGAATATTATCGGTGTTTCATGACTCGGAAGCACAACCGATACATGGAATGGTGAAAGTTGTTCGCTTCAGTCCACGGCAACTTCCGAGAAAGACGACAAAGATTTCTATGATTCTGTGGTGAGTTATCTCAAGAGTAAGGATACCACGAAGCTCAATAATATCTATACAGCACTCTCAAAACGTGGTTCACGAAATTTGTCTGGAGGTCCTATGATTCGAATCGGTAATGGATGATGAACAGAAATTGCTGTTGATTTTGATTCGAGCAAACCATTCACAGTTGGCGAAATCGTAAAAGTAAAAAATAAAAGAGTGTCTGATTTTCCAGATTTTATCATGGATTGGGTGACTCGTCAGGTTGCAGAAATCTCGAACAATCTCTTCTCACTCCCGAATCTCGTAATCATTCCTCCAACAACACTTTGACCAAATGCTCAGACGGACGGATCTGTCGATTCTTATGGAAAACTCTTTTCGACTCTCGCAGATCGTGTTTCTCTCACAGAACTCCAATCTCAGATGAAGGGAGCATTTGATACTACCGACGTTACCAGTTCTTTTACCAATAAAACTCGTTCAAATAGTTCACTTTCTGCTGGGTATGAGAATTGGCTCGACAATACAGTACAGGAAAATTCTTCGACAATCAATACAGTTGTATGATCTGCGAATGCTCTCAGAGCAGCATATAAGTTCATATGACAGATTCCATTCCTCCGTATTCGCCAATCTGCAGTGACGGTGAATGTACCATGGCCACTTCCACAGGAACTCGACAAATATGCTCGTTCTCTGAATCAATATAATGATGAAATCGATAGAATGGAGAAAAATTGGTGTAATGGAACACCTGATGCCCAGTGTCTCGATCAGAAAACACATGCAAATGTTTCTGCATTTCGTGCGAGTGTCGAGAATGGACTCAGAATGATCGATGAGTATAGGAAATTCCCTGATAAAATGCAGAATTATATCACTTGGCGTCAGCGTTATACGGCTTGGGCTATGTGTAATATTGATGCCATTCAACAATTCACTGGAAAATGGATCAAAGAAAATGGTGTCCGATTCCAGAAGTGGGCAGAGTTCTATGTACTCATGAAGGCAATAGCAAAATCATGGCAGCCAGTTATCGATGTGTTCCGTACGGGAAATGCACAATGTGCCGTCTGTCAGAATCAACGATACACATTGGATTATTTTAAATTCAAACTTATTAGTGCATTTATCCCAAGTGTTCCTGTTATCCAATTCTCGAAATGGCCAGATGTTGTTCTGGATCTCTCTGATGTTCGTCTCGGAATCACAATAGATGTTCCTGATTTCAAGTTCAATGTCACACCGCTTCGTCTTCCGAACTTGCCAGCACTGACACTTCCATCTCTTCCATCACTCTCACTGACACTTCCATCTCTCCCACGTCTTCCTCATCTTCCAGAACTTCCATCTCTCCCAGAACTTCCATCTCTCCCGAAGATGAGTTTTCCACCACTTCCTCCACCACCAAAACTTCCAAAAATGTTTGGTTCAGTTTCGATTGTAACGAATCTTGTGAAATTATATCAGACTATCAAGTGTTATTATCAGAAATCCATGCTCGTTCCAGAATGGCAAGTGGGAGATGTGATTGCTCAACGTACTGCTCGTCAGGGAACTCTTCCGATTGACTTCTTGAATTTACAGTTTCCACAGTTTTCTATACCTACTCTCAGAGAAATTCGCGTTCAGTCACATGTGAATTTCGAACTACGGTCAGATTTTATCACTGAGTTTGCTCGGAATGCCGTGAAGCCACTGAATCAATTCAATACGGATTTGGGTCATTCCATTCCTTCGAGAGTAGTAGAAGATGTGAGTATTCAGACTCCATGAAATGTGAATGTGTCAGTTCCAGCCATCCAGTCCTATCTCGATTCCTCTGAATCTTCGGGTGCAACTATTGGTCAGATGATAGCAAAACTTGATACATATGCAGATGTCATGATGGATGTCTCAGATTTTATTCCGTATTTCCAGAGTGAACTGCTCAAGAGTGGACAATCAACGGATGAACTCAATAAGGCACTCCAGAAGTCACATATTGAATCTGAGAAAGTCATGAATGAACTCCAAGAAAGTACCGATACGCAAGTGAAACTCCTGAAACAATATATCGAGGCAGAAGAGGCGAAAACGAAAGATATCGAGAAACTCATCGATACAATGAAACATCCGAATACACTTCTTTCAGAAAATGATATTGGAACCGCGTCATTCGTCAGTGAAGCCAATGATGCAGGAACAACAGCACTCAGTCGATACAATGAATTCATGAATGCTTCCGTTCAAGATTCTTCCACTTCATCCAATGTTGATACAAGTATGGAGACAGAACGTACTTCTCTCCAGAATCGTACGAAACGTCTGATTGCTGCCGTCACTACAACTACTGTGACTCCAGAAAGTGGATGAATCATAGCAGATGGATATTCTCCGAAGTTCGAGGGAATCTATATTCTGACACCGAGCGGTGTTCAGACCCGACTTTTCGACTACATAGAGCCACTTCTCGGAGATGAGACGGTCGATGTTCTCGATATCGACAAAGACGGAGACAAAGACTATCTGTATCTCATGGATGGTGTCCTCTATCTGAAGTCGAGTCATGCACATGAACCAAGTCAGCAGAAGGATACGACTATTACTATTTCTGACCTTGATCCAACACTTGTACCAGAAGCTCCGAATTTTTTCCAAGAATTCTCAGCGAGTCCTGGACAGATTGAACTCAATTTCTCTGCGGCACAGAACCAAGACCGACAATTCCGCCTCGAATTCTTCGATCGCTATACGGAATGGGATCTCCTCCATATTGATGCACATGATGAAGAGAAAATTCCTCGAAGTGTGGTCGATATTATTACAGAAGATACTTCACATGATACGAGCGCTGATGGTATAACGGTTCATCCACTCGAACGTTCTCTCGATAAGATTTCTGGAACGGATGGATTTATCCTCGAATGACCGAAAGTCACTCCAGTTGCCGCGGGTACGAATTTCTCACTCACCTATGGACGTCCACTCTATACGGGTGAATCCAATGCCCGAATCACATTCACTCTCGGTGATGGAGTAGTGCAGAATCTCACGCTCAAACCATATTCACAGTATATATTCGATGATACACTTTCAGGTTCTCTCACGAGCGGTCGCGTCTATTTCTTCGATACGATGGTGACTGAGAAAACTTCATATGATGATGCTCTCGTTGGTATGCCACTTCTTCCAGGTATGAAAATCTCGAATCTCGGTGGTACGTTCACGATTCGTGATGTGACGCATGATACGAAGACGACTCTCGAATCAGGAGGACAATACCGCATTATGTCTTTGCCGACACTCAGTACTTCGAATATTATTTCTGTGCCGTATGAGAATGGATTCTATAATGCTCGACTTTCGTCTCTCGATTCGAGTGTTCATGCGGGAATCACTCTCTTCACACCGCAGGCATCGCTCGATCACGGTGCTCCAGTGGTTGATATTGCCGATACTATCCGCATCCCAGTCTATCAGACGAAATCCTATATACTCACAGATATCATCACAGAAATCAGTCCATACATGGTCACAGTGGATCCAGATACCACTCAGGATACCAATGATGATGGTATTTATGCGAATGATTACATGACTTCCGCTTCATGAGTCAGTATTACAGACAAAAATCTCACATTTGGTCCATATGATGAGCTCGGAGAATATACGATGAATCTGAAAGTCCAAGATGAATATGGAAATACAACAACCACTCCGATTCACATCGAAGTCTATGCTCCAGTACCACAGATCCAGTCCGTGTCCGCGACAGGAATGCTCTACGGATCGCTTGTGGATGGTCAGAAAAATGAACCAATTCATTTCTTGCGCGTTCGTTCTGGAACGCCAGTGAGTATCATAGCTCCAGAGAGAACCATTTCTCTCGATGACGGTTCATTCGCGACGGGAAGTCTCTTCACGGGAAGTGGTGCTCGATTCTCCTATTCTGGCGGAACATTCGTGATCAATGAACAAAATGGATTGCCGACAGGAAGTGCGAAACTGGATATACAAGTTCTCACGGCAACAGTGGATTCACCGATGAAGTTCCAGTACAAGAGCACGAATGGAAAAACTCTATTTGAGGAATTTCTCTCACTTCCATCGTCTACCAGTATTTCTCTTTCTGCTTCAGAAAAAACAATTCCGAGTGTTATCGTGACAGCCGAGAGTGGATATCGTGCAGAACTTGCGACCCTGAAGGATCCGAATATTCCTGGCGGAGCATATGTTACTGATGATCAGAAACAAGCAATTGCCGCTCTGGCAAATGATGGAAATATCTATCTACTCACTTCTGGACTATCTCTTGTGGCGACGAACAAGAATGGGTATCTCGCCGTCGAAATCCAGAAAAATGGAAAGTCGATTGCAACCGTTCTCTATCAGGTGAATTTCTTCTACATGACGAAATAGTTTCCTTTTTGCTTTTTCTGGACTTCTCCCTATAATCCCGTCAAAATCAGACACATTTGTTGAACAAAAAACCATATAATCCCTTTTTTCATGCTTCCACGAGTTACTATAGTTGGCCGACCAAATGTCGGAAAATCGAGTCTTTTTAATGCTCTTTCTGGTCATCGTATCGCGATTGTCTCTGATATTGAGAACACGACACGCGACATTATCGAATTCAAGATTCATGACAATGAACAAGATTTTTCCTATATCCTTGCGGATTCTGGAGGTATTGTTCAGGCAGATGATGAGACACTCCTTTCTGATGTTCGCGGACGTGTGGATGATGCTATCGAGAGCTCCGATCTCATTCTTTTTGTCCTCGAGTTCGATCGTATCACAGAGTTCGATGAGCATATTGCGAAGAAGCTTCGTCGTTCCAATAAACCGATTCTCGTGGTGGCGAATAAGGCAGATAATCCAAAACGTGCGGTAGAATCGTATGCGCTTCTCGAGCTCGGTCTTGGTGATGTGATCCCAACGAGTCCGATGCAGACACGCGGTATGGAAGAACTCCGTATTGCTATCGCGAAAACCCTTCGTGAACATGGATTCGAGTCCAAGGCAGATACAGAGCTCGAAGATGAGAATATATTGAAGCTCGCGATTATTGGTCGTCCGAATGTCGGGAAATCCTCTCTCGTGAATGCAATTTCTGGAGAGATGCGCTCTATCGTGAAGGATATGCCCGGAACGACTCGAGATGCTATCGATACGATTATCGAATTCCAAGGTGAAGAAATCTGTCTCATCGATACTGCTGGTATCCGTCGAGCGGGAAAAATCGGGAATGCGAATATCGAACAGTGGAGTGTGATGCGCGCAGAGCGCTCTATCGAGCGTGCTGATGTGGTTGCGGTGGTTCTGGATGCATTCGAAGGTATTGCTCATCAGGATGAGCATATCGTCGGCGAAGCGATGAAAGCGAAAAAGGGAATTATCCTTGTGCTGAACAAGTGGGATAAGGTGCTCAATAAGCCAAATGTTGGAAGAGAAACCATTCTCGAGCGATATATGCAGTACCTCGCGAAGAAGTTCGATTTTCTCTCCTATGCTCCAGTGGTGTTTACTCAGGCGATTGAAGGGAAACGCATCGATCTCGTTCTCGAGCATGCGATCAAGATTCGTGCTGAGCGTCAGAAGCGTGTGAAGACGGGTGTCTTCAATAAGTTTCTCGATCAGATTACCTACGATCATGCTCCAACAGGAAACAAGAAATCCCACAAGCCAAAAATCTATTACGGTTCTCAGGTAGATATCAATCCTCCACGATTTGTGATTTCTGTGAACAATGCTGGGCACTTTCATTTCTCGTATGTTCGTTATATCGAGAACAAGATTCGTGAGATTTTCGGATTCGAGGGAACGCCTATCGATATTGAACTTCATTCACGCAAGAGTATCTACAAGGACAAGAGTCCTGAACGTGATGAAGAGGAAGGGGAGAATATGATTCGTCGTGACGATCATGTAGACAAGAAGTTCGCTACCAAGAAGAAGAAAAGAAGATAAATATTTGTCTAAAAACAATATCAAAATGTCTCGCAAGTTTCTCATCATTACTGGTTTTTTCTCATTTCTCGCACTTTTCGTGCAGTGGGGATTTACAGGGTTTTCTGGACTTATTGGAGGTATTTTTCAGATTCTTTCTTGTGGACTCATTGCATCGTTGATTGTCCGAATGCTTCGGGGAAAAGATATTTCTTTTCGTGCCAACTTTATCCGATCGACGCTTGTTTTTGCTTCCGTCATCGGGTTTTTCTCAGGGATTCTACTCCTATTTATCGCATATCAGAACACTTTCCCTGCCGCAGTAGGAAAAGTCATACTGACCAATGGTGACAAAAATATTGTCGTCTATCAGATGTCACATATCGCCACACCAGCATTTTATGCTCAAGTAAAAAATGGAATCACAGAACTTGCTGCATCGGGATATACGATCTATGCTGAGTGAGTCAGACCAGGAACT of the Candidatus Gracilibacteria bacterium genome contains:
- a CDS encoding VCBS repeat-containing protein, translated to MRKNIFRFSFKEHLSVFLIFCLLVSQTIQVSFFDRTEAAADDYRDLVSIVVDRDTYGKLSSKIKRYSEDIQGYLGNTRVSLFVVQQDTPPEAIAAQNEKLYYDGDGKDGITSLVGTVLIGNVPIPVVHRDSESFPSLYPYVDFDEKRFVYNQHSHTYQYAPDASESTDVDIWHGVINPSVGRSWQGDSDIEKISEFLDKTHDFYTKSGKFVSSTLPPRVFYYDGYNESAAIVPKSVFQYDLYIKNIENFVYKRFTKYLLTDIGNAISNYDATHSDKELDEYIASLGYPKGSDTLSGELVSSLPDIQTVQPTSAYIKKFYEILNKKTLSDEQLFVHNAGRYTSGSTVRVDQATVQGTYMDEVAASILKEGNTALEQAIDNQINTSGYPKKVVIFDSINYRNNGAPDAFGTNTFSDKVYNGYFFGKKSSEITNPDQCTIARGYSGTTTDFGRSVLVEANVGYDVNATQSHVELLAADTEELTRLHRNASYSCFDTSSGSPKMTSYWGGNTILRVADAGSDAANVLNTDIDSQIKGYSLPIFSLQGMKETPRFANPSLADCSVDSYQYSLLEPYTYTITDEFGNSRTIKWPTEWNGTSKDPRYSCLTQHNSLTSIPNLPKSLADYESQTCFVGGVHIDGTSVKSLGNYCYFADDGTIYSHIPTLIESASGYTDITHYEDRYYHTIPSLWKHISPTDEEIAAATTNGVTPSTPVDIKRSVEFLTAKGNIARFEYPDFFQSPGKDVATVRAWLKDLSEKQWNAVIAKENATTLSAYEQEANAKVASTPLPSTPIDWNSLISDDAINKIIQAQNWLHPDITQKAKNAIETSLSYSHQYGSDITKNPPSIPEMGSGYDIAYLGLSSLAPLNTSFSASDTLETDYATTLAEIQALNMGEDGVASPTSDYQASAKCGPPEGVMIFQWPSAIMCWIASLFPPRISGGSCGGSTIGATDNTRSSTSPSKEIQNDTEKMKAYYDAAKLVYNIPKTAIGVNESSTVEYDFITKDNAHIELPIGSTVKLEIITLESQGKTISPTSATGYLEIAPAQSPYSNLGGSFVILSHDKLLKSTLRATISIPLPDGTTYTSVSDNLNFRVSDESIDIFPTVEGSAMGTIDTTLASPVKLSFAPKTSTGLVLKDEFPYTLDIYDSFDDSLIESGITIPNNDYTISYNYTKKIGTYHFVIRDALGRYGDTTLSVRSGPIAKATFTPVSSALIVGSDSLGVLRLTDKLGNLLSPELHSINITAKGGYIIDSEGTHVSELNLDSIDSELILSYGSSTAGKLTLSISIDGVIQTETAIDIFPTARVVFERSSQPVVAGSPITAHIKVLDGNGNMISGFSSVADITLPEAAGYFASGTTVEIKSGQSADFTFVPGRVAGEHMLTLDIPGVGTISDISFTIAAGAPMYMNASYSDTTFSFVLRDRYGNLSPRNMTATMTRDTDASQTVAFSGGVYSQTRKTGFYKMQAPDIAKNTLTYSDASGSYTLTGVTYASLYVPPTQTDFSFLPDYNARYTVLAGNSFLRQGEQILYDVTPGASSSLAVSTLLDSPYTTNTLLSVIPGGGFSFGQSIDTAVTAGISLEKNTLVLTARDDVSHKEVGRVGYPVLNPDLDICTENLVSDSTCDSYFEKSHIRLIAFSGSEYQSTVTKGSLALGTKTANLLQYRNGQGFTLMGGVTLVPEASLSSRHLEISVKYDDQIIARLIVATDVNASVLQSSDITSSTVSTPILQNRDSSMSVLENYVTEFTPNIHGYSVVAPDSTQTLDEKKIGPNHIDSLGSLSELPGVGWRDQNRLLLSYSAGDTVGEASRWFHTYTYVNLGDPVAHVDHGAVGTEQEGIDRTIGTQIASSAHGAIRSYYHKDMNHDGNEDIVIVYTDGYIELLLNINGKFRSKKMIASVPDVGNRGISIGDFTGDGYGDIVVLTAGGSFVLVDNDSRKLTRTSISLSDTMSVVGPTGITQFQVYDMDADNRDDIVYLTEMGELGVLYGTVEKGKFVQNILDKTLTVSLSSDPVISGGAITANVVPQLETLNMPTTNTGTDDTMLKGEVYFQRTVYDTTATNILPGSDILVTDVSSMTGTIASMLTDPNITPNPTKLITYVKSEYASAYGMEISKTYKNISAKSLVAGSKVQVDVTIKNTSTSSIKDAEYLDTIPSNLTTENTTKYTLSLSGQSEERVFRTADDTYDASFVLKDIPAGATLHIIYEVEALATSYGKMIVGKLEGGEVGDDIYGDVGFESSTTCGANMVLWRSDSARVYTRGTRSYTAATIPDSIASQLTDADNNGTPDSVENMSLSDRQAAYTQMTSDSSVTPNTSSLAHANMNSEGNVIDIGLSSSSANEINTIAKNLADGLSCGFGGGSCMSFPVNWAPLAPGSDPSIFGMPVGDGLNVGEGVPIFSSLTGKQTMCGDTPCCLPIVYPQSSLAYVPGPFCGSPSAGGDLGTWAPTNQIRIFVTPTLTLGMGVAICMGGPASAIGRLPFPGLYPLVSGGNCIVLAQPMPICRGDGSADDGNIIGVSGLGSTTDTWNGESCSLQSTATSEKDDKDFYDSVVSYLKSKDTTKLNNIYTALSKRGSRNLSGGPMIRIGNGGGTEIAVDFDSSKPFTVGEIVKVKNKRVSDFPDFIMDWVTRQVAEISNNLFSLPNLVIIPPTTLGPNAQTDGSVDSYGKLFSTLADRVSLTELQSQMKGAFDTTDVTSSFTNKTRSNSSLSAGYENWLDNTVQENSSTINTVVGSANALRAAYKFIGQIPFLRIRQSAVTVNVPWPLPQELDKYARSLNQYNDEIDRMEKNWCNGTPDAQCLDQKTHANVSAFRASVENGLRMIDEYRKFPDKMQNYITWRQRYTAWAMCNIDAIQQFTGKWIKENGVRFQKWAEFYVLMKAIAKSWQPVIDVFRTGNAQCAVCQNQRYTLDYFKFKLISAFIPSVPVIQFSKWPDVVLDLSDVRLGITIDVPDFKFNVTPLRLPNLPALTLPSLPSLSLTLPSLPRLPHLPELPSLPELPSLPKMSFPPLPPPPKLPKMFGSVSIVTNLVKLYQTIKCYYQKSMLVPEWQVGDVIAQRTARQGTLPIDFLNLQFPQFSIPTLREIRVQSHVNFELRSDFITEFARNAVKPLNQFNTDLGHSIPSRVVEDVSIQTPGNVNVSVPAIQSYLDSSESSGATIGQMIAKLDTYADVMMDVSDFIPYFQSELLKSGQSTDELNKALQKSHIESEKVMNELQESTDTQVKLLKQYIEAEEAKTKDIEKLIDTMKHPNTLLSENDIGTASFVSEANDAGTTALSRYNEFMNASVQDSSTSSNVDTSMETERTSLQNRTKRLIAAVTTTTVTPESGGIIADGYSPKFEGIYILTPSGVQTRLFDYIEPLLGDETVDVLDIDKDGDKDYLYLMDGVLYLKSSHAHEPSQQKDTTITISDLDPTLVPEAPNFFQEFSASPGQIELNFSAAQNQDRQFRLEFFDRYTEWDLLHIDAHDEEKIPRSVVDIITEDTSHDTSADGITVHPLERSLDKISGTDGFILEGPKVTPVAAGTNFSLTYGRPLYTGESNARITFTLGDGVVQNLTLKPYSQYIFDDTLSGSLTSGRVYFFDTMVTEKTSYDDALVGMPLLPGMKISNLGGTFTIRDVTHDTKTTLESGGQYRIMSLPTLSTSNIISVPYENGFYNARLSSLDSSVHAGITLFTPQASLDHGAPVVDIADTIRIPVYQTKSYILTDIITEISPYMVTVDPDTTQDTNDDGIYANDYMTSASGVSITDKNLTFGPYDELGEYTMNLKVQDEYGNTTTTPIHIEVYAPVPQIQSVSATGMLYGSLVDGQKNEPIHFLRVRSGTPVSIIAPERTISLDDGSFATGSLFTGSGARFSYSGGTFVINEQNGLPTGSAKLDIQVLTATVDSPMKFQYKSTNGKTLFEEFLSLPSSTSISLSASEKTIPSVIVTAESGYRAELATLKDPNIPGGAYVTDDQKQAIAALANDGNIYLLTSGLSLVATNKNGYLAVEIQKNGKSIATVLYQVNFFYMTK
- the der gene encoding ribosome biogenesis GTPase Der — encoded protein: MLPRVTIVGRPNVGKSSLFNALSGHRIAIVSDIENTTRDIIEFKIHDNEQDFSYILADSGGIVQADDETLLSDVRGRVDDAIESSDLILFVLEFDRITEFDEHIAKKLRRSNKPILVVANKADNPKRAVESYALLELGLGDVIPTSPMQTRGMEELRIAIAKTLREHGFESKADTELEDENILKLAIIGRPNVGKSSLVNAISGEMRSIVKDMPGTTRDAIDTIIEFQGEEICLIDTAGIRRAGKIGNANIEQWSVMRAERSIERADVVAVVLDAFEGIAHQDEHIVGEAMKAKKGIILVLNKWDKVLNKPNVGRETILERYMQYLAKKFDFLSYAPVVFTQAIEGKRIDLVLEHAIKIRAERQKRVKTGVFNKFLDQITYDHAPTGNKKSHKPKIYYGSQVDINPPRFVISVNNAGHFHFSYVRYIENKIREIFGFEGTPIDIELHSRKSIYKDKSPERDEEEGENMIRRDDHVDKKFATKKKKRR